In Choloepus didactylus isolate mChoDid1 chromosome 18, mChoDid1.pri, whole genome shotgun sequence, a single genomic region encodes these proteins:
- the TEPSIN gene encoding AP-4 complex accessory subunit tepsin isoform X1, which yields MAAGPLLRDRLSFLHRLPVLLKGTSDDEAPCPGYLFEEIAKISHESLGSSQCLLEYLLSRLQSGSGHVKLKVLKILRYLCSHGSSSFLLILQCNSALIQEAAGFAGPPDPLHGNSLYQKVRVAAQDLGSALFSDTLSLPPSGRPPRALPPAGMGPQARPQSALQGFGYSKERGRLGSAGGALLSTIQKAAEVVASAMRPRPEGPSTPLPALRDDTYQPAATPAASHGPPAPGKAHPGAAPTARALRHRPGQAGGGWEEADSSPGSQSSSQGNGDTGSRSGSDSPSGASRELGDLAEWVKAVSLSDCRGEASLVRAVLRGPRAFLTREEAQHFVRECGLLNCEAVLELLLLHLSGTGERVQMRALGAVSSLGTTDLLAQEHILLRARPRLQELSMGSPGPVTSKATKILRHLEASCRPRPLPQRPSAGPGPLGPAASDACAGPSDLLTDTEPFAGGQAFLQPLSSLPCVPRGAARPLEPQPSPAPHPYPDTSPLSPPGDTRSGQGSSRLTGSGEQGPRSGEDSSDVDPPYGGPELGPGPAGCLRTPTADGSSSSSLFAGMELVACPCPVGAGAAAEKPTLPSPAPWASPRAAPGSELSAFAFLNA from the exons ATGGCGGCGGGGCCGCTGCTGCGCGACCGCTTGAGCTTCCTGCACCGG CTCCCAGTTCTCTTGAAAGGGACGTCGGATGATGAAGCTCCGTGTCCTGGCTACCTATTCGAGGAGATTGCGA AAATCTCCCATGAGTCCCTGGGCAGCAGCCAGTGCCTCCTGGAGTACCTGCTGAGCCGGCTGCAGAGCGGCTCTGGCCACGTGAAGCTCAAG GTGCTGAAGATCCTGCGCTATCTGTGCAGCCACGGCTCCTCTTCCTTCCTGCTTATCCTCCAGTGCAACTCTGCCCTCATCCAGGAGGCCGCAG GCTTTGCGGGGCCCCCGGATCCTCTTCATGGCAACAGCTTGTACCAGAAGGTGCGTGTGGCTGCCCAG GATCTGGGGAGCGCCTTGTTCTCTGACACCCTGTCTCTGCCGCCCTCCGGCCGGCCGCCCCGGGCCCTGCCACCCGCAG GCATGGGCCCCCAGGCCCGACCTCAGAGCGCCCTCCAAGGCTTCGGCTACAGCAAGGAGAGGGGCCGCTTGG GCTCTGCAGGTGGAGCCCTGCTCTCCACCATCCAGAAGGCCGCCGAGGTGGTGGCCAGCGCCATGCGCCCGAGGCCTGAGGGTCCCAGCACGCCGCTGCCTGCCCTGAGAGATGACACCTACCAGCCTGCCGCAACCCCTGCGGCCAGCCATGGTCCCCCTGCACCTGGGAAGGCGCACCCCGGGGCCGCCCCGACCGCCCGAG CACTCAGGCACCGGCCAGGGCAGGCCGGGGGCGGCTGGGAGGAGGCAGACAGCAGCCCCGGCTCGCAGAGCTCCTCCCAGGGCAACGGGGACACCGGCAGTCGGTCCGGCAGCGACAGCCCCTCGGGAGCCAGCCGGGAGCTGGGTGACTTGGCAGAATG GGTCAAGGCCGTGTCCCTGAGTGACTGCCGGGGTGAGGCCAGCCTGGTGAGGGCCGTGCTGCGGGGTCCACGCGCCTTCCTGACGCGGGAGGAGGCGCAGCACTTCGTCCGAGA GTGTGGACTGCTCAACTGCGAGGCCGTgctggagctgctgctgctccacCTGAGCGGCACTGGGGAACGCGTGCAGATG AGAGCCCTGGGCGCCGTCTCTTCCCTCGGCACCACTGACCTGCTCGCCCAGGAGCACATCCTCCTCCGGGCCCGGCCACGGCTGCAGGAGCTCAGCATGGGCAGCCCTGGGCCCGTGACCAGCAAGGCCACCAAG ATCTTGAGGCACTTGGAAGCCTCCTGCCGACCACGGCCCCTTCCCCAGAGGCCCTCTGCTGGGCCTGGACCCCTCGGCCCTGCGGCTTCCGACGCCTGCGCTGGCCCATCTGACCTGCTGACAGACACGGAGCCTTTTGCCGGAGGCCAGGCCTTCCTCCAGCCGCTGAGCTCGTTGCCCTGCGTGCCCAGGGGTGCCGCTCGCccactggagccacagcccagccCTGCACCCCACCCGTACCCGGACACCTCGCCTCTGTCACCACCCGGGGACACCCGCTCAGGCCAGGGCAGCTCCAGACTGACAGGTTCCGGAGAGCAGGGGCCCAGATCTGGGGAGGATTCCTCGGATGTGGACCCCCCATATGGGGGTCCAGAGCTCGGCCCAGGCCCCGCCGGCTGCCTGCGGACCCCGACGGCCgacggcagcagcagcagctccttGTTTGCCGGCATGGAGCTCGTGGCCTGCCCCTGCCCGGTGGGGGCCGGGGCTGCTGCAGAGAAGCCCACTCTGccctccccagctccctgggcTTCCCCAAGGGCAGCGCCTGGTTCGGAACTGTCTGCATTTGCGTTCTTGAATGCGTGA
- the NDUFAF8 gene encoding NADH dehydrogenase [ubiquinone] 1 alpha subcomplex assembly factor 8, translated as MTLLGAGRGRTQHGGAPKCRKEPLMSTNRALWGRVRSRLRAFPEHLAVCGAEATAYGRCVQASTAPGGRLRKDLCAQEFEALRSCFAAAVKKSLEGSRQGGP; from the exons ATGACGCTCTTGGGCGCCGGAAGAGGACGGACCCAACATGGCGGCGCCCCTAAATGCCGGAAGGAGCCGCTCATGTCAACTAACAGAGCGCTGTGGGGTCGCGTACGGAGCCGCCTCCGCGCCTTCCCCGAGCACCTGGCGGTCTGCGGGGCCGAG GCCACCGCGTACGGCCGGTGCGTGCAGGCCTCCACCGCCCCGGGCGGCCGCCTGAGGAAGGACCTCTGCGCCCAGGAGTTCGAGGCCCTACGGAGCTGCTTCGCCGCCGCG GTCAAGAAGAGCCTGGAGGGCAGCCGGCAGGGAGGCCCCTGA
- the TEPSIN gene encoding AP-4 complex accessory subunit tepsin isoform X4 — protein MAAGPLLRDRLSFLHRLPVLLKGTSDDEAPCPGYLFEEIAKISHESLGSSQCLLEYLLSRLQSGSGHVKLKVLKILRYLCSHGSSSFLLILQCNSALIQEAAGSGLHMPSWGAPWASGVGRDVESLSSWGRFQPVLFIGAHSAPTPSGLAHCSCVTSARPRACVPFLMLCPARMFLLDLSIPAASLGLLLSFLLLPGLLYPWGCCFFCLHLSVPSLTVAELLLPPVCALLGHGKHWTSLVPRARPRVARTRPVRHPSSLPWAFSSPQGCSSEPQTEGVPPEGLWEDEPGRPSGEGAPGLSRSEQQALRGPRILFMATACTRRIWGAPCSLTPCLCRPPAGRPGPCHPQAWAPRPDLRAPSKASATARRGAAWVSSVLCPLGREGSPRGLVWGAQPLAAQREFPSSPFPGSAWRGHSVLPAEVGAGLGECSVGTAGSRFSGGRAPWHRETACLCRLVGASAGLAPGGALLPHPSPETLPSPRPHPQGAGSGRGSPQHL, from the exons ATGGCGGCGGGGCCGCTGCTGCGCGACCGCTTGAGCTTCCTGCACCGG CTCCCAGTTCTCTTGAAAGGGACGTCGGATGATGAAGCTCCGTGTCCTGGCTACCTATTCGAGGAGATTGCGA AAATCTCCCATGAGTCCCTGGGCAGCAGCCAGTGCCTCCTGGAGTACCTGCTGAGCCGGCTGCAGAGCGGCTCTGGCCACGTGAAGCTCAAG GTGCTGAAGATCCTGCGCTATCTGTGCAGCCACGGCTCCTCTTCCTTCCTGCTTATCCTCCAGTGCAACTCTGCCCTCATCCAGGAGGCCGCAGGTAGTGGGCTCCACATGCCCTCTTGGGGAGCGCCGTGGGCCTCGGGTGTGGGCAGGGACGTTGAGTCACTCTCGTCTTGGGGAAGATTTCAGCCAGTTCTCTTCATCGGGGCCCATTCCGCCCCCACCCCCTCCGGCCTCGCCCACTGCTCCTGCGTCACCAGTGCCCGGCCTCGAGCCTGCGTGCCGTTCCTCATGCTGTGCCCTGCACGGATGTTTCTGCTGGACTTATCCATTCCTGCAGCCAGCTTGGGTCTCCTCCTAAGCTTTCTACTCCTGCCCGGCCTGCTTTACCCATGGGGTTGCTGCTTCTTTTGCTTGCACTTGTCTGTGCCTTCCCTCACCGTGGCAGAGTTACTCCTTCCCCCCGTTTGTGCCCTGCTGGGCCATGGGAAGCACTGGACTTCCCTGGTTCCCAGGGCCAGGCCCAGGGTGGCCAGGACACGCCCCGTgcgccacccctcctccctgccgTGGGCTTTCTCTTCTCCCCAGGGCTGTTCCTCAGAGCCCCAGACAGAGGGAGTGCCCCCTGAAGGGCTGTGGGAGGACGAGCCAGGGAGGCCGTCAGGAGAGGGGGCTCCTGGCCTGTCTCGATCCGAGCAACAG GCTTTGCGGGGCCCCCGGATCCTCTTCATGGCAACAGCTTGTACCAGAAG GATCTGGGGAGCGCCTTGTTCTCTGACACCCTGTCTCTGCCGCCCTCCGGCCGGCCGCCCCGGGCCCTGCCACCCGCAG GCATGGGCCCCCAGGCCCGACCTCAGAGCGCCCTCCAAGGCTTCGGCTACAGCAAGGAGAGGGGCCGCTTGGGTGAGCTCTGTCCTCTGCCCCCTGGGGCGTGAGGGGTCGCCCAGGGGCCTGGTGTGGGGGGCCCAGCCCCTGGCTGCCCAGCGGGAATTCCCCTCCAGCCCCTTCCCGGGCTCTGCTTGGCGCGGCCACTCTGTCCTGCCCGCAGAGGTTGGGGCAGGCCTGGGCGAGTGCTCCGTGGGGACAGCCGGGAGCCGGTTCTCGGGTGGCCGGGCCCCGTGGCACCGTGAGACAGCATGTCTGTGCCGCCTTGTGGGCGCCTCAGCTGGCCTGGCTCCTGGGGGTGCTCTCCTCCCGCACCCCTCACCGGAGACGCTGCCCTCACCCCGGCCTCATCCCCAAGGGGCTGGCTCTGGGCGGGGGTCTCCGCAGCACCTCTAA
- the TEPSIN gene encoding AP-4 complex accessory subunit tepsin isoform X2 yields MAAGPLLRDRLSFLHRLPVLLKGTSDDEAPCPGYLFEEIAKISHESLGSSQCLLEYLLSRLQSGSGHVKLKVLKILRYLCSHGSSSFLLILQCNSALIQEAAGFAGPPDPLHGNSLYQKDLGSALFSDTLSLPPSGRPPRALPPAGMGPQARPQSALQGFGYSKERGRLGSAGGALLSTIQKAAEVVASAMRPRPEGPSTPLPALRDDTYQPAATPAASHGPPAPGKAHPGAAPTARALRHRPGQAGGGWEEADSSPGSQSSSQGNGDTGSRSGSDSPSGASRELGDLAEWVKAVSLSDCRGEASLVRAVLRGPRAFLTREEAQHFVRECGLLNCEAVLELLLLHLSGTGERVQMRALGAVSSLGTTDLLAQEHILLRARPRLQELSMGSPGPVTSKATKILRHLEASCRPRPLPQRPSAGPGPLGPAASDACAGPSDLLTDTEPFAGGQAFLQPLSSLPCVPRGAARPLEPQPSPAPHPYPDTSPLSPPGDTRSGQGSSRLTGSGEQGPRSGEDSSDVDPPYGGPELGPGPAGCLRTPTADGSSSSSLFAGMELVACPCPVGAGAAAEKPTLPSPAPWASPRAAPGSELSAFAFLNA; encoded by the exons ATGGCGGCGGGGCCGCTGCTGCGCGACCGCTTGAGCTTCCTGCACCGG CTCCCAGTTCTCTTGAAAGGGACGTCGGATGATGAAGCTCCGTGTCCTGGCTACCTATTCGAGGAGATTGCGA AAATCTCCCATGAGTCCCTGGGCAGCAGCCAGTGCCTCCTGGAGTACCTGCTGAGCCGGCTGCAGAGCGGCTCTGGCCACGTGAAGCTCAAG GTGCTGAAGATCCTGCGCTATCTGTGCAGCCACGGCTCCTCTTCCTTCCTGCTTATCCTCCAGTGCAACTCTGCCCTCATCCAGGAGGCCGCAG GCTTTGCGGGGCCCCCGGATCCTCTTCATGGCAACAGCTTGTACCAGAAG GATCTGGGGAGCGCCTTGTTCTCTGACACCCTGTCTCTGCCGCCCTCCGGCCGGCCGCCCCGGGCCCTGCCACCCGCAG GCATGGGCCCCCAGGCCCGACCTCAGAGCGCCCTCCAAGGCTTCGGCTACAGCAAGGAGAGGGGCCGCTTGG GCTCTGCAGGTGGAGCCCTGCTCTCCACCATCCAGAAGGCCGCCGAGGTGGTGGCCAGCGCCATGCGCCCGAGGCCTGAGGGTCCCAGCACGCCGCTGCCTGCCCTGAGAGATGACACCTACCAGCCTGCCGCAACCCCTGCGGCCAGCCATGGTCCCCCTGCACCTGGGAAGGCGCACCCCGGGGCCGCCCCGACCGCCCGAG CACTCAGGCACCGGCCAGGGCAGGCCGGGGGCGGCTGGGAGGAGGCAGACAGCAGCCCCGGCTCGCAGAGCTCCTCCCAGGGCAACGGGGACACCGGCAGTCGGTCCGGCAGCGACAGCCCCTCGGGAGCCAGCCGGGAGCTGGGTGACTTGGCAGAATG GGTCAAGGCCGTGTCCCTGAGTGACTGCCGGGGTGAGGCCAGCCTGGTGAGGGCCGTGCTGCGGGGTCCACGCGCCTTCCTGACGCGGGAGGAGGCGCAGCACTTCGTCCGAGA GTGTGGACTGCTCAACTGCGAGGCCGTgctggagctgctgctgctccacCTGAGCGGCACTGGGGAACGCGTGCAGATG AGAGCCCTGGGCGCCGTCTCTTCCCTCGGCACCACTGACCTGCTCGCCCAGGAGCACATCCTCCTCCGGGCCCGGCCACGGCTGCAGGAGCTCAGCATGGGCAGCCCTGGGCCCGTGACCAGCAAGGCCACCAAG ATCTTGAGGCACTTGGAAGCCTCCTGCCGACCACGGCCCCTTCCCCAGAGGCCCTCTGCTGGGCCTGGACCCCTCGGCCCTGCGGCTTCCGACGCCTGCGCTGGCCCATCTGACCTGCTGACAGACACGGAGCCTTTTGCCGGAGGCCAGGCCTTCCTCCAGCCGCTGAGCTCGTTGCCCTGCGTGCCCAGGGGTGCCGCTCGCccactggagccacagcccagccCTGCACCCCACCCGTACCCGGACACCTCGCCTCTGTCACCACCCGGGGACACCCGCTCAGGCCAGGGCAGCTCCAGACTGACAGGTTCCGGAGAGCAGGGGCCCAGATCTGGGGAGGATTCCTCGGATGTGGACCCCCCATATGGGGGTCCAGAGCTCGGCCCAGGCCCCGCCGGCTGCCTGCGGACCCCGACGGCCgacggcagcagcagcagctccttGTTTGCCGGCATGGAGCTCGTGGCCTGCCCCTGCCCGGTGGGGGCCGGGGCTGCTGCAGAGAAGCCCACTCTGccctccccagctccctgggcTTCCCCAAGGGCAGCGCCTGGTTCGGAACTGTCTGCATTTGCGTTCTTGAATGCGTGA
- the TEPSIN gene encoding AP-4 complex accessory subunit tepsin isoform X3, which yields MAAGPLLRDRLSFLHRLPVLLKGTSDDEAPCPGYLFEEIAKISHESLGSSQCLLEYLLSRLQSGSGHVKLKVLKILRYLCSHGSSSFLLILQCNSALIQEAAGSGLHMPSWGAPWASGVGRDVESLSSWGRFQPVLFIGAHSAPTPSGLAHCSCVTSARPRACVPFLMLCPARMFLLDLSIPAASLGLLLSFLLLPGLLYPWGCCFFCLHLSVPSLTVAELLLPPVCALLGHGKHWTSLVPRARPRVARTRPVRHPSSLPWAFSSPQGCSSEPQTEGVPPEGLWEDEPGRPSGEGAPGLSRSEQQALRGPRILFMATACTRRCVWLPRIWGAPCSLTPCLCRPPAGRPGPCHPQAWAPRPDLRAPSKASATARRGAAWVSSVLCPLGREGSPRGLVWGAQPLAAQREFPSSPFPGSAWRGHSVLPAEVGAGLGECSVGTAGSRFSGGRAPWHRETACLCRLVGASAGLAPGGALLPHPSPETLPSPRPHPQGAGSGRGSPQHL from the exons ATGGCGGCGGGGCCGCTGCTGCGCGACCGCTTGAGCTTCCTGCACCGG CTCCCAGTTCTCTTGAAAGGGACGTCGGATGATGAAGCTCCGTGTCCTGGCTACCTATTCGAGGAGATTGCGA AAATCTCCCATGAGTCCCTGGGCAGCAGCCAGTGCCTCCTGGAGTACCTGCTGAGCCGGCTGCAGAGCGGCTCTGGCCACGTGAAGCTCAAG GTGCTGAAGATCCTGCGCTATCTGTGCAGCCACGGCTCCTCTTCCTTCCTGCTTATCCTCCAGTGCAACTCTGCCCTCATCCAGGAGGCCGCAGGTAGTGGGCTCCACATGCCCTCTTGGGGAGCGCCGTGGGCCTCGGGTGTGGGCAGGGACGTTGAGTCACTCTCGTCTTGGGGAAGATTTCAGCCAGTTCTCTTCATCGGGGCCCATTCCGCCCCCACCCCCTCCGGCCTCGCCCACTGCTCCTGCGTCACCAGTGCCCGGCCTCGAGCCTGCGTGCCGTTCCTCATGCTGTGCCCTGCACGGATGTTTCTGCTGGACTTATCCATTCCTGCAGCCAGCTTGGGTCTCCTCCTAAGCTTTCTACTCCTGCCCGGCCTGCTTTACCCATGGGGTTGCTGCTTCTTTTGCTTGCACTTGTCTGTGCCTTCCCTCACCGTGGCAGAGTTACTCCTTCCCCCCGTTTGTGCCCTGCTGGGCCATGGGAAGCACTGGACTTCCCTGGTTCCCAGGGCCAGGCCCAGGGTGGCCAGGACACGCCCCGTgcgccacccctcctccctgccgTGGGCTTTCTCTTCTCCCCAGGGCTGTTCCTCAGAGCCCCAGACAGAGGGAGTGCCCCCTGAAGGGCTGTGGGAGGACGAGCCAGGGAGGCCGTCAGGAGAGGGGGCTCCTGGCCTGTCTCGATCCGAGCAACAG GCTTTGCGGGGCCCCCGGATCCTCTTCATGGCAACAGCTTGTACCAGAAGGTGCGTGTGGCTGCCCAG GATCTGGGGAGCGCCTTGTTCTCTGACACCCTGTCTCTGCCGCCCTCCGGCCGGCCGCCCCGGGCCCTGCCACCCGCAG GCATGGGCCCCCAGGCCCGACCTCAGAGCGCCCTCCAAGGCTTCGGCTACAGCAAGGAGAGGGGCCGCTTGGGTGAGCTCTGTCCTCTGCCCCCTGGGGCGTGAGGGGTCGCCCAGGGGCCTGGTGTGGGGGGCCCAGCCCCTGGCTGCCCAGCGGGAATTCCCCTCCAGCCCCTTCCCGGGCTCTGCTTGGCGCGGCCACTCTGTCCTGCCCGCAGAGGTTGGGGCAGGCCTGGGCGAGTGCTCCGTGGGGACAGCCGGGAGCCGGTTCTCGGGTGGCCGGGCCCCGTGGCACCGTGAGACAGCATGTCTGTGCCGCCTTGTGGGCGCCTCAGCTGGCCTGGCTCCTGGGGGTGCTCTCCTCCCGCACCCCTCACCGGAGACGCTGCCCTCACCCCGGCCTCATCCCCAAGGGGCTGGCTCTGGGCGGGGGTCTCCGCAGCACCTCTAA